One window of Mus caroli chromosome 11, CAROLI_EIJ_v1.1, whole genome shotgun sequence genomic DNA carries:
- the LOC110305059 gene encoding olfactory receptor 1468-like — protein sequence MIKNNQTVISQFLLLGLPIPPEHQKLFYALFLAMYLTTVLGNLIIIILIILDSHLHTPMYLFLSNLSFSDLCFSSVTMPKLLQNMQSQDTTISYVGCMTQMYFSNIFANLENFLLMFMAYDRYVAICYPLRYTSIMSPILCVCMVFMSWVLTMMNSTLHTVLIVKLSFCEDNVIPHFFCDISAVLKLACSDIYINELTIFITGAFIIVIPFLLIVVSYVQIVCSILKFSSTRGIAKIFSTCGSHLSVVSLFYGTIIGLYLCPSTNNSTVKDTAMAMMYTVVTPMLNPFIYSLRNKDMKEALTRVLCKKEISL from the coding sequence ATGATAAAGAACAACCAAACTGTCATCTCCCAGTTTCTTCTCCTGGGCCTGCCCATCCCCCCAGAGCACCAGAAACTGTTCTATGCCCTGTTCCTGGCCATGTACCTCACCACCGTCCTGGGGaatctcatcatcatcatcctcataaTACTGGACTCccatctccacacacccatgtacttgtTTCTCAGCAACTTGTCATTCTCtgatctctgcttttcctctgtcacAATGCCCAAGTTGCTGCAGAACATGCAAAGCCAGGACACAACCATCTCCTATGTAGGTTGTATGACACAAAtgtacttttcaaatatttttgcaaACCTAGAGAACTTTCTTCTTATGttcatggcctatgaccgctatgtggccatatgTTACCCTCTTCGTTATACCAGCATCATGAGTCCCATTCTCTGTGTTTGTATGGTGTTTATGTCCTGGGTACTTACCATGATGAATTCCACATTGCACACTGTACTTATTGTTAAATTGTCATTCTGTGAGGACAATGTGATCCCCCACTTTTTCTGTGACATATCTGCCGTTCTCAAGTTGGCCTGCTCTGACATTTATATTAATGAGTTAACGATATTTATCACGGGAGCATTCATTATTGTCATCCCATTCTTACTCATTGTTGTGTCCTATGTACAAATTGTCTGCTCCATTCTAAAGTTTTCATCTACACGGGGAATAGCCAAGATCTTTTCcacctgtggctcccacctgtctgTAGTCTCACTGTTCTATGGGACAATTATTGGTCTCTACTTATGCCCATCAACTAATAACTCTACTGTGAAGGACACTGCCATGGCTATGATGTACACAGTGGTGACTCCCATGCTGAATCCCttcatctacagcctgaggaacaaaGATATGAAAGAGGCCCTGACTAGAGTTCTTTGCAAGAAGGAAATATCTTTATAA